GAAACTTAGAATTGTTAAACAAATAGTGACATAGATAATTTGATTGCCCTAATTAGTGGAAAACAAAAATCCTATTTGATGGCTTAGTGGAAGAAATAATTCGTAAAAGTTTAAATATGCATAATCTAAGAAAATTGCAGTGTGATATGTTAGAGTATATgacatttaaactttttttggtTGAAAAGTAAATTTTTGTTCTGATTCTTTGCAGACTGCCATTGAATTAGAAGACTACATGAATGCCCAACCTGATGTTATTGCACACTCTGCTTCCAAAATCATATCTCGTTTGAAAGCTGATGGAGAAGAGACCTTGGAAGCCCTTAAGTCCCTGTGTTGGAGATGCAAGGGTATTCAAGTGGAGGTAATACATAAACTCTTGTAATAATTTCATCAGAGCACTTCTGTTAGGCAGTTTTCTCTAACTCTTGCTTGCCATTTGCCAATTCGATGAATGGTTTTGTAAACAATTTTAGCATGTTTGGGTTAGTCTTTGATATTTCGTATTCAATTCAACAAGAACGTGAAGTTTATGCATCTCTTTTAGAAATGGTGGTAGTGCACCACACTCTTTATAATTGAGAAACAGTGACTAAGGACATCTatgtttcttgaaaaaaaatgatgataaacCATTTGGGAAACCTTATCATCTGTTTCATTTTCTCAAGAGTGCTTGTGTACAAGCATATGCGCATTCACATATGTTACAGTCAATAatcacttttattataatttattgcaGGAGGCACAACTTATCTGTCTAGACTCCCTTGGTTTTGATCTAAGAGTTTGTTCTGGAACTCAGATTCAAACACTGAGATTTACATTCAAGAACAGGGTACATTACATCAGTTGTTTTTCATAGCTATAAATTTCATATTAGTTCTGTTATGTATTGTACCTCCAAACACTAACAAAATCAAGCCATGTGGAAAAACTTTTCAGAGTAGTACAGGCTAGTTTGAGGAGGGGAGGGGGTTGTCACCTTTTCATGaaataatatagtttttaaatGGATCCTTTATATTTAGATTTTGGGCCTTCCTACTTTTTTAGCTTGACAAACACCACTTAACTCCTCTACACACAGGTTGGCATTGTATTGTGTCCAATGTGCTAAAATTTTGGCCTTCTGGCAACTTGTCTCCTGATTATAAAAGCAGTCCTATGTATATTTGTTTGGGGGTTTACACTGTCCTATATATCTTATTCCCAGTCATTTGCACTTATTAAATTTACATTTGCAGGCCACTTCCGAGTACAGTGCTGAGAGACAACTCAACGATATACTATTTCCAAGAATTCACCCAAAGCAGCAAAAAATGAAGCAAACACATCAAAATGAATGCTAAAATCATCTGAGTGTCATCATACATGAATTTTTGTATTGCTTGTATGCCTTTGGCCAATGATTGTTTATAAAAGTGAAAGGCAGGGGAAAAGATCCCATGCACATGGCAATCAGGTTATGAAGTTGGAATTGCATTTAATCATTAGTTTAGTTGGAAGTAATTTTTTCCCCAGTTGCTTCCTTATTCTTGACTCCTGACTTATCTATGCTTTTgtatttatccttttttcttgattaatttaaaaCCTGCAAGTACAAGCAACTGGATGCATTAGACAcggggaatggatgaatataaaAGGCCCCAAATACAGACTTTTAAAATCCCATGACTTAATTGGGTGCTATGGTCAATTCAGTGGCACCATGGAACCCAAAGTTTGCCCAGTTGTCGAACTAATGTTTCTAGTGTCACTTTACAGCTGGTAAGTTGAATGCTTAGTTATGATGGAATTGCCTGTAGAATTAGGAGGAAAAGGAGATCCTCATGCTAAGAATTAGTGTAGCTTATGGAGTTGAATATCTGTGCATTACTTGATTTGAAGAGGAAGACTACTTCAACATCTCCTATGGTCAAGTTGTTGTCCAAGGCTCAACAAAAAAGCTTCTAAAACTTAACGATGATTGATGtaggttaaataaaaaagataaaggtGGCTCAAAGATGCCATCAGTTTATATCTTGAAGGTAGATTGAGTGCCATGTATAGTGAACAGATTGTACAAGTTAGTGATGATTTCTTGGATTAGAGTATGCCATTAAAGAATATGTAGATGGTTTCAACACTGATATTTCAGGTGTCATTATTCTATCGAGGATGGATATTTTCAAGGAGATAATATGTAGATGGAATTGGTGCTTTTCTGATtcaacttgagtcatcaaattaCATTTGAAATCATCTTGAAcatgattcttatttttttctctaaatttatgaccttttttataatcaaaatatgcttattttacaACCTACCTAAACACCTACACTGTTACAAAAGGTAAATTTGGACCTTTTCTAtatatcaaaaaaagaaaaagaattggacgatatctcaatttcatagtaaaaaaaattaagcaactcatacttttataattttttatttgtacttaattttgtttcaaattaaaatatttttaaacaaccTTATCCTATAGAATATGCAGAACTTATTTCTAATAAACCCTCCATGTTATATAGACATCCtctaatgaaaagaaaaattaacatattGTATCTTAGAATAAGATACTCATGAAAATACTTGTATTAAAGATGCTTTAATCTTCTCTATATCGTTccaatttgatatatttatttaccaACATGCAATTAATagctttctttttaaatttgatttaccTTATTCAAATTTGAGTCAGACAATCACTAAAGGCAATAGAAGTATAAAGcgtaattaaattttaacacaACTGCAATCTCTTGAGGCTTGATTCAAATTCCAAACCAAAAGAACAATTCACTGGTAAGGTAGGTATCCGTTCAGTGGTagatcaattattttcaaataatgtcaaatttcaaaaatcctttttacagTATTTCCCAAACATGCGTTGAGAATAACTTACATAGCAAATGGATAGagaagacataaaataaaataacttacatGTTCACTAATTTTACATGGACCGGTTCGGCCTGATATAATGCGGGCCTTAAAATGTTAGCCCAACCCAAAAGTCGTACTAGATGAATTCATTCACTTCTTTGTTAAACTATGTTCCTCTTTGGTTCAAAgttagaaaaataattcttacatttttcaatataaatatatgatttaaactaacttttaaaaaacacaTGTTAGCCGTAGCCTCAGATTaaccaaattaagaaaaaaaaattaatatcaggAACCATTAgatatctatatattttttctcaacaattcctcgtataattaataaaagaattctAAAAATGAATCCAAATTAAGAATTAGTCATCCAAAGAATTGAAACTTATAAGAATATTTTGAGTTTTACTAGAAAATCAAAAGTTGTCTAATTACAGTGCttacaaaataaaatccaaagaTAAGATTTAGATTTTTTGACTAAATTATGATAATCAATTATCATAATCCTACTGTACATCTATAAAATTGAACTGTTAAAATGCAATGACGATATAGAGAATTTTTAAaccattatttatttagtcatgtgttttatttttgtttttcatgtgtATTTTTCTTGATAATAATCTTATTCGAGATACGATTAAACACTGAAAGTAAATATTTCTATTAGTTTGATTCACTACATTATTGAAGGTTAACTCCTTTTGTTAAAATCGATTCCCATTAGTTCTTCAATTACTTATTATGATATACCataagtttattaaattttgtattatttattttaaaaaggtatacctaaaatgttttttgattggtttagtaatataaaaatatttactaacagCGTAAATTAAACTCGACAAATTTATAAATCTATTTGAATTTACACATTTATCATCATcctcttaaataaaaataaagaggcAAATGTCATGATGCTCCTCTTAAGAAAACGATGTCATAATACTTGATAAAATTACATGGACATAAAAAATAGGACAAATTCTTAAGGAGAAACAGGGGAGGTGACTTTTTTGCTTAAGGAGAAACGGGTGAAACATATGTAGGAGTTAAAAAGCAAACTCGAGATGCATCTGAACTTCTCCGTTTTTGACGAGAGCTTGAAACCCTTGTGGAGGACCCTGATGACCCTCTTCTTGCATGTTGCAGTTTGATTCTGATACTGAAACAAGATATTgaataatcaatcaatcaatcaataaagtACAAACTTTGATGGGGTCCAATGTGTCTATGGAGTTAAGAGTATAGAGAAACTGTACTCACTTTTGATGGACATCAACATATTGATCAGTTTCATCCAATATATCTTCCTTGAATAatgaaaacaactaaaatattaGCAATCTTACAACACcggaatcaaaagaaaaaaaaaacactagttGAGTAATTCATCTTTATGTTTAACATTATTACGTTCATAGTGaattataaattactaaatGTTTTACATGGAATGGATGTGTATGATTCATTGATGAATGTAGACCAGCAACTAAGTTATCTTGTGATTTAGTGagggatgtttttttttttttaagtttttaacaaCATAGCTATGTAACTATAATAGTGAGTAACATTAACCTGAAGTAACTCTTCCATAACATCTTCCAATGTGATTATCCCAATCACTTCCTCATCCGCTGTTGGAAGAGACTCCAAATTCTCAAAGGATGAACTTGCATCAGGTTGTTCTGATCTTCTTTGCAGAAGATCTGAGTCACCCTCGCGATGCATGATGCTCTTCAGTGTTGCACTATAATATTCTGTTTCTTGTGAATGCCAATTGGATGCATCGGTTGAGATGCGAATATAATCTCCCAGTTCAACTGAAGAGCAATGTCCTATAAAAAGTCCACAGCTACAACCTTAGATGCTTGCAAGAACCAACTATCATAAAAGCTTAAGCTATTCATGTAAGAGTCCTTTGGGCTCAAAGAGTGGATTAACACATAGTAGCACATACCAAATTTTATTTAGAATGTAaatgcttttgtgtgtttttgtttctaCGTTTCATCTATGAGATGTGCATTACAACAGAAGCAATTATTTGTAGCTTCTGTAATTTTAAACATCAAATGTGTGTATTTGATGTAGAACCAAACACACACTTTATATCTAACAAATTCCAAGACAAACATTGTAATCTGAAAAGTTTTTGCTTGAGCAAAAAATGTGAAAGCTGATGCATCATATACTCAAACTTCCAATGGGAGCTGTGCTTGGCTTCTTGATGATATTGGTTTTTGAATGAGAATATTTGTGTAGAACCAGACCTGGAGTTTTGCTTTCGGTATGAGTTGCTACAGTTCTGATGTTCTCTCCACACTTGAGGACAACAGCCATGTGGCTTTGACCATTCTTGAATTGATTCAAGATATCATATAGTGGCCAATCTTCACCAACTCTGATAACCAAAGAGATCATAAGCTAAATACAGATAACTACTGAGATTAATCAGTCAGTTCTTAGCATATGATCATTATGGTATAGTTATGTTGGttttttggtttctttctttgtttttcatgtttGCCTTCACTTTCACCATCATCAGCTTTGTCATCtcttatatatttactttttccATTCAAAGCTACTCTATCATCAgcaaaaatagggaaagaagCTCCATACCTGGGAACTCTCCTGATAGTCATATATTTAATTGGTGTTTCATCTTCAGGATGACAGAAGATTAAATTCTTGACCTAAATCAAGGTTGGACAGACAGTTCTGTTATATACACCAAGAAGTAAGGTTTGATTATAATTCAGAAACTTTTAGCAAAGCCTTTCtgttttttcatttgaaaaatgTAGGTACTTGAAGGGACTTTCAAGTGCTATGTAAAACCATACAATATCATTGAAATTACTGTACTTATATTGGATAAACATTTTGCACATTAGAAGAAAATGTCTCGatgtttcaataaaataaagtcCTTAGAAAATTATCCAAATAGAATTTGCTATAAACAAGAACATATCAAATTGATTGATTACCAAGATAATACCAACAACATTTGTCTGTTTTCCAGAGTAGACTGGTATTCGGCTGTGACCTTTGCTCATTATTAAGCCCATTGTATGcctataattaagaaaaatgaagtTTAGGAATAGTAAAGTATGCTTAAACATCAGATATAGAGATGAGGGGCATACATGTCCAGTTTGGAGTTTATGTCAAGAGAAAATGTTTCACTTATCGGTGTCATAGCATCTTTAGCAGTCTTCTGTGTCAAGTCCAAAGCTCCAGCAATTATTGTAGTTTCATGAAGTGACAACTCTCCACCTTTCCCTGCCTGATAATGAACTTGAGcatatcataataaaatgttACTTAAATTCTTGAACCGATAAAATCAACTAACCTCATTAGCATGTAAATGGACTAAAGTCTTCAGCTCTGCTCGTCCTAAAAGAGCAGTATGCCCCTTGCCAAAAATCCAATCCAACAACTACCATAGCAGGATTTTCCAACATAtaaatcagaaaaataaaatattaaaagctaACATTTAGGCTAGGTGTCTCTGGTTTATCTTGTTACCTATAACTAGCGGAAAGACAGACACTGATGAGCCTATCTgtctgcatttttttattttttgaagttgGATTTGTTACATATGTAGGTAGTGCAATTTTTTTGTATCTATGTAATTCACATGAGaggttgaaataaaataataagattgaagggtaaaaaaaaatttaaccaaagAAGGATATCCCCttcattattgttatatatattgcCTGACTATCCTATCAATGATCCTGATAATGTAGATCACAAATTAAAAGTCCTGATTTATTCACATCCTAATTTTGATGTTGTATGCAATGAGAAAAGCatgatatcaataatttttGGGAATAGGTTGTCTAGTAATTCAACAAAGGTTGTCCATTTCATTAAAGGTTCTAATTTTGTGCCTCTGATTCTAAGATATGGCCAAGTTAGTGAGACAACTTGTTTCAGTAAAGATAGAATTACCTTACTAAGTGGATATGCAATTGGGAAGAAAACCATCATAAGAACTCGAACAAAGGGAGACAATGTTGCCCCAACACTTAAACCATATCGAGAACACAAGGCTAGAGGGATAATCTGTGATCAAAGTCTTGGATGAGAAATTAAATAAAGGACATAAACATAAATGTATGCATGTAATTAAATACATTCACGGTAAAGTTCATTTTGCTATACCTCTGCAATGGTAGCCAAAATGGTGGCTGCTAATAATACTGAAAGCCATTCTGGGAACATTTTCTCCATAAAAACAGAAACCCCCTCGAATAACACAAATTTTATTGTCAGTAGTGTTCAAGTGTTCAACCATATAGCATTACAAAATGTGTGTATAGGCACTAGGCAGGTTATTGGATCCTCAACGGGCATACCCTTTTTCTTAGTAATTGTAAATCAATAAAAACACTCAGGTATTTTAGAGCAATCATGCCAAAGATATCTTTGGATTTGGAGTAATATATGGTCACAAAGATAAACTTGAGGTGTTCATTTAGTATACAGAAATTTACTTTAAATCAGATGAAAGTTCTTGAAATGATCTGTGTAACATACCTCCAGTGCCATTGATTTAGCTATGAGGAGGGTGCATAAAAGTAAATGCTCATTCTTTGCAATGGACATAATCTTCGCTGCAGATAAATGAAATTGTTTTCATCACTTAATAAGATGAATCAGTAAATAGTTCATATATAGTTTCATACCCCAAATTTTCTCTTCAACAATAGCGTCTAATTAAGTGTAacattgtgtttttatttagaTATTTGCCCACTTATCATAAATGTAAGTTTGTATTGTACTTGTTGTGACTAAGCTGataataagaatttatttttctctgctTTTTCCTCAATATTAGTGTAAATTAAATGTTTAACATTGTGTTTTTGGTTAGATGTGTGTTTTATTTATGATGTCATATGATGGCTTCATATGTACATGgctaaatcttttatttttaactaacttGGTGTACCCGAATATGTACATGgctaaatcttttattttctcgaGTCTAATGGTACTcttaaatgaagaaaattatcTAAACAAAACGAAATCAACTACCTGCATTCTTCTGGATTTTTGGCTGCCCAGCTTTAACAAAAACCTCAAGATCAACCTGGCTGAAGGACAAGAGTCCTAGAGCAAGACCTGATGTGATAGCAGCAAATAACACAGATGCCCAACACATGCTTAGTAAAATCCAAAAGTGACTTCCACAACAAGGTGCCCTTTCCTCAAAATATGAACTCATTTTTCTTTGGATGGGGGGAAGTGGgagaagcaaaagaaaaagtcaATGACAAGAATTGCAACATGGCATGTTACAAAGCAGACTATAGGCAAAACTCAAGTATATAACTCTCTGCATGATGTCATTGCCTGCatccttaaatatatataagtggggTGCCCCACCATTAGGATCAAAGGCCCCAAATCATAAATTCCTAACTCTTCGGAGATTTCTGAGAGGCAAAGTCAACTGACACAACATAATTAAGTAGAAAGgtgtatactatttttttaaaatttgacacaGATTTCTAAGAGATATTCAATTTGACCCATAAAAGTGCtgtccaataattttttttttcagtatcTAGTAAAGTGCTGTCCAATACAATTGAGAAGATTAAACATATATACCATTCAGATTGCGCtatttaaagttataatttagggtgtttgatagaaaattataatttaatttttaaacttttaaaagtatgtatttaagtaattatttaatttttcattgtatagttttgtttttcaaagttACATCAGTAATAAATTGAactgtctttttttaaaaaatgtgacagaaaacaaattgaatttttctttttgtatgcATGGTATGATTCGTTGGTTGACTTGAAGAGTGGCTCAATAGTTAACTCGTTCTATTAAGACTCAAAAGTTTATGGTGAAGGTAACGTACTCTTGTGGCACGTATTGGTTATCTGCATGGGGAAGTTTATATGCCTAACAAACTAATTCGATTATTCCTTTCATTGTTTTgtacaactattttttttttaaaagaaacatgCCAAATGTATTAGAAAAAGATTGGTCAATGGTTCTACAATCTGCATGCTACATTAGGACTACCCCGCCAAGGTTGTCCAGACAAAGGAATTATGTTGTCATTCATCATGCCTTAATACAAGGCTTTAGCAACATTAATGAGGAATAGATCCTCTCTAATGATGAATAGATACTCTCCGGtggcattattattattgcatGAGATTTTCACccttcaataaattttattaacatattgtataatatatttcgattgtaaaacaataaattaataatgaagtTGTGACACTTGgctattttggattttttttctcacttgaAAATTTTGGCGAAGAGATTCTATTTGGtgggaaaaaaattaagttgattaaGTGCCACGATCTCATCATTTATCTTTTCTAAACCTCCATTTTAtaatagaaatatattattttattgaaaaaaaattcatgcagTAGTAATGTTATGGAAGAGTATTTACTCTCCATTAGAAATGGGATTCTctcaattgagaaaaaaaattgagatggaCAAGTGTCACGAGCtcaccattaatttttttaataccttTATTTTACAATAGAAATACATTATATTAATGAAGTTTATTGATGGGTCAAGATGTAATGTAATTACATTAGTAATGTTATTATAGAGGATCTATTTGTCATTTGGAGAGGAGAGAATTTCTctcctgaaaaaaaaatgagatgatcaaattttatgatcttaccatttattttttaaacctctattttgtaataaaaatatattatattaataaaatttattaaaagatcTCATGCAAAGAGGATCGACACTATTATTACATGAGATCTCGGCccttcaataaattttattaatatattattattattattattattattattattattattattattgtaaaatagaggtttaaaaaaaataacgagGCATAATTAATACTTGATCATCTCAGATTTTTTTGGTCTATGAAGACTTCAAAGTTCtcattaatgattttattttttaatgttctgTGATATTGCAGTTGATCACAATAATTGCATTTTGGTTCAAAGAGGAATACTAGGGCATtctttataaaacttttttattggATTGCATGTTACTCTTTACAACACATTATTTGCAAAGCAAGTGTGGGACGTCACCCAAATAGTGTTAAAATATTAGTGTTTAAGGTAGTGtgcttttaatattctttttaaagtaatgctattattatcaaaatatcaatataaaaagaaatatgttaAAAAGTATGCAACATGACTCAATAAAACAGAgtgttaaaaaattcaaaaacaaaaatgttgacTATATATTCCTGTTAAAGTAATCATGTTacaattcttaaaattaaaaataagaaacgtTGTCCCGTTGCTTAATCATTTTAGGTGCAAATATAATCAGCATTTATGCAAAATTGAACTATAATAGCTATAGGCTATAGATCAGTTGACAATGAAACCTCAAATTCTGTAGCAAAATTCTGCTTGTTGATTTGGCACCCTTCCAAacagtgaaaaataaataaaaattagcaaAGATACATACACACATTAGTGCCTTGGACTTGCCAACACCACTAGTATACAATTAATGCACAGACATTATACAATATTGCATGACAGAATGTGTCTAAACTGAACTTTTACAagcaaacaaaatcaaaaaagaaacatatatgacaattaaaaaaagagCTAAGTAACCAAATAAGAAGAGAGTagagacagaaagaaagagTGAAAACGGGTTGTTAATCTTTTTCATACATTGTAGTACTACATGTCAACCACTAATGCATCAATCTTGGAGGAATCACAAGCACTCCTACCACTGCTGGAAAGGCTCCACTGATCAGACACTATGCTTGCTGCAGCAGATACAGGTAAAATGCCACCTGCAGCAACACCACATTTGGCTACAATCCTGACACTCTCTATCAACTCCTTGGTTCTAGCCTCTTGTGACAAAATGTCCATCAACTGTTGAGGAGTTATCACAAGCTTCACTTTCCAGAACCTGCTGCTTTTACTACTACTAGTAATTTTGCTCCTTTTACTACTAGTAGTAATTTTGCTCCTTTTAATAGTACTAGTCCTACAAGAGAAAGGTTCTGTGGAGGTTTTGTTGAGAAACCTCATTCCTTGATGGTGTTGGTAGTCCAAGGACATTCTATATGGGGGAGGGTAGGGTGTTGTAGGAACACTATGAGATCGAACATGGCCTAGCCGAATGGCTCGGTTGTCGCCACCGATGTGGCCGGAGGCAGAAGGGTGTTCAGGTTGGTTGTTAAGTGGCAGTAAGTAGTATGACTGTCCTGCCACCAACTCATCAAATTGGCTAAGTGGTTTGCAAAATAGGTCATGGCTTAGGAATATGCCATGCCCCGGGAACTCGCTAGTGATGAAACTCACAGTAATAGGAGCATAGAATTCCATGATGCCACCATTAGATGTTGTGACTTTGATTATTGTATCAGGATCTGACATGCCCCCCAACAAGCAGTTTCCCATGTTGGACTTGTAACCTTTATGAACTGTGAAGTAATAGTGATGGTCTTGTTCTTTGAAGGTATATATGGTAACTAGTTTGCTGCTTTGGAGGGTATTCAAGAGCGGGAAACTTGTGTTGTggggatgaaaagaaaaaagatgttcTGTGTTGGATACTTCTTGGGGGGAAATTCTGATGAAGAATATTTAGAGTAATACAATAACAACACCCTTAGGCTATTATAAAGTTAATGTTGATATTCAGGTTTGGTGTCACATGTTATGTTTTAAGAGCTCATAAAAGctcttctttctcttgtttGGCAAATTAAATTCGGCAAAAGCAGcgttggaaaagaaaaaaaaaatgtacttcACCAAGTTGTGCACAGCTTATTTCTGCTCGTTCAACATTTGTTGCAAAACATACTCACCAGTCGAAAGATGAACAAATGATTCATATGTTTAGTTTTCACCAAATCCTTGAATAAAATCGAGCAAAAATGTTGttcaaaattcattttggtCCCACTATCCAATAGGCCCAGCAGaagggaagaaagcaaaaggacTTGTAGATATACC
The Glycine max cultivar Williams 82 chromosome 16, Glycine_max_v4.0, whole genome shotgun sequence genome window above contains:
- the LOC100798424 gene encoding DUF21 domain-containing protein At2g14520, with amino-acid sequence MSSYFEERAPCCGSHFWILLSMCWASVLFAAITSGLALGLLSFSQVDLEVFVKAGQPKIQKNAAKIMSIAKNEHLLLCTLLIAKSMALEGVSVFMEKMFPEWLSVLLAATILATIAEIIPLALCSRYGLSVGATLSPFVRVLMMVFFPIAYPLSKLLDWIFGKGHTALLGRAELKTLVHLHANEAGKGGELSLHETTIIAGALDLTQKTAKDAMTPISETFSLDINSKLDMHTMGLIMSKGHSRIPVYSGKQTNVVGIILVKNLIFCHPEDETPIKYMTIRRVPRVGEDWPLYDILNQFKNGQSHMAVVLKCGENIRTVATHTESKTPGHCSSVELGDYIRISTDASNWHSQETEYYSATLKSIMHREGDSDLLQRRSEQPDASSSFENLESLPTADEEVIGIITLEDVMEELLQEDILDETDQYVDVHQNIRIKLQHARRGSSGSSTRVSSSRQKRRSSDASRVCFLTPTYVSPVSP
- the LOC100798954 gene encoding uncharacterized protein: MGNCLLGGMSDPDTIIKVTTSNGGIMEFYAPITVSFITSEFPGHGIFLSHDLFCKPLSQFDELVAGQSYYLLPLNNQPEHPSASGHIGGDNRAIRLGHVRSHSVPTTPYPPPYRMSLDYQHHQGMRFLNKTSTEPFSCRTSTIKRSKITTSSKRSKITSSSKSSRFWKVKLVITPQQLMDILSQEARTKELIESVRIVAKCGVAAGGILPVSAAASIVSDQWSLSSSGRSACDSSKIDALVVDM